Within Diabrotica virgifera virgifera chromosome 7, PGI_DIABVI_V3a, the genomic segment tgatttcaaaaatgtatcacatgttgattcaaattggtacagggtggacaaaaatacaatagttttgtgtgtactcataatattaaattttaattaatttttgatattatattaaaatattaaattaaacaatatcaaaaattaattaaaatcaaaaattaattaaaatatcaaaaatacaataagtatttttgataatattgttaatttaactaacgcgttactttatgaacacacacaaagctattgtatttttgttcaccctgtaccaatttgaatcaacatgtgatacatttttggaatcagctcagctagagtaatccgaaaattgaaacaaaatgggggtgttccatttaaaaaaaatgacggtgacgtcattactcgaaagtaattcaccctgtatattagaatattattttaaaatacggtaaattaaaatcaaaaatcggcgtgtttcaggattatttattaaaatgctctgtttagctaaaaaagaatttgttccatactttacggacacagtgtatatatAGTTTATGTAGTTTCGTAATATGGATATATTGACAAAATTTATGGACCTGTTacgaaaactgttttaaaatatatacggaaaatattttaaaatattaaaacggaaaAAAATACTTTCGAGTTAGTCCCATATAGTACaaaaaaacaacagaaataaggaactATTTAAGTTTGAGcccttatattattaatatcCCTTCACTGTTTATGCAATATAGCGATTTATAACGAATTGGACCCaattatttattacattttgcATAATATAAAGGCTCAActaaaaattgttctatataatacaaaaaatgttaaaacacaaTCTCACCATGTTCTTTTTCTCTCTGTGTCAGCGCTAACCGGCAGAGCATTTCATTTTGTGCCCTTATCATTTAAAATCACACTTAACAAAAATTTTGAGTTGAGCCCTTATATTACTCAGGGTGCGATATAtacgttttttaattcttttattaaactatttttggtttcaaaacaaaaaatagtttcagaaccaaTATTTGGGTGTCTACTgtttcttgtaattttattatttttaatttaatgtagTTTTACTGATTTTTTGTAGTGGCCCATTCATCTTATTGAAAGGTTTTTCGaatattgtatatataatttaatGAGACTTTTTCAGGAAATACCACATCAGcgagggctcgataacacggaaagagtcccaccagagctcaatccgtTTGAtacgtaggtatctgggatgagtgaattttccccttagtgggagtgtgagccgtatggcgtAAATCTGGATTTCTGGACATTTTAGCTATCCACAGCTTAACACGTTCAATGCCAATAACGCGCTGGCGCGTCGATACATGacaatgggtggaatgcataaaacgtagtacctgctaatgcttcaagtatgtactacatttttgaagattttactacacttacaaagaaTTACTACACTTACAAATGCTTTGTAAGCATTTTACTACACGTACAAAGCATTTAATGCtgtgtaagtgtagtaaaatcttcaaaaatgtagtacatacttgaagcattagcaggtactacgttttatgcattccacccttTAGCTAGGTGCCGACGACGCTCTCGCGCGTTCAGACTTTCATCGATTATTATCTTGGATTATTTCACTGGCGCTACAACAGGGCTTTTTATATTTTAAAGGCAGGTAACTAGAGGTATCAATTCTCTAATTTTGTTCTTGGTTTTTCGATTTACGACTTTTTGTCCCGATAGGATGTGTATATCTGTTGGCTTTGTATTAAGTGTAAATATCAGTAATAGCACATATAATTCTGCAAATGCTTATTAATTTATCGGATTACTAACCGtgtaaaaattaaacattccCAGATTTCGGTATTTCCCCTATTTTCTAGAGTCGCTAATCGTAAAGCTTGGTAATACCCGGATAATTTCGGTGTTTCCCCTAAATGTTATTTGAGTTCTTTTACATCTCCTTtggttattttatatttgaatggCATAGGGTAAGCATAGGAAGTGCAAAAATGAATAACACTGACGATATTTTACAAAGTGgctcaaattcaaataaaaaaataaaattagatatgaaaaaaaaattaacagagGAAGAACTTTTGAGATTATTAGAAACAAGCGATGAAGAATTTAGTGACTTTCTTGATTCAGACAGTGAATATTTACCAGAATTTGAGGatgaaattgaaaatactttACCTACAGCACTTATTGAGGATACGGAAGATACGGTATGTTACAAAATTAAATGCAAatattaactttttattaaaacatattatttaattgtaGCCTAATCTACTCGTTGATGTTGATGAAAGCGATAAATGGAAAGAAAATTTTGATGGTatgaaaaattttccttttttaaaacACCAAGAGTTACTAGTAGAAGTTTCCGATAATAATCCAGTTGACTTTTTTCGGATGCTACTTACAGATGAATGTTTGCAGCAAGTATGTGATGAGACAAACAGGTATGCCGAGCACATTTTCTTATCTAATGCAGGGGCGACACATTCTAGGATTTTCGATTGGAAAATTTTGACTTCCGAAGAACTGCTAGTCTTTTTAGGATTAGTTCTACACATGGGTCATATTTCGTTGCCTAGGATTGAGGATTATTGGAAAAAGAAAGATCCTCTTTTTGCTAATGCAATTTTTTCCACTTTTATGGGCCGGAACAGATTTATGGTCATAATGCGATGTTTGCATTTTAATAATAATCCAGAAGAGGGAGAACAAGTACCTGAAGACAGAATTTATAAAATTAGACCGATGATAAACTTTTTCAATAAGAGAATGGAAGAAGTTTATTATCCTGATCGTAATTTGAGCTTAGATGAGTCAATGGTATTACACAGAGGACGACTTAATTTTAGACAatacttaaaaaacaaaaaacataaatatgGGATTAAGTTGTATATGTTGACCGAACCAAATGgtctaattttaaaatttttagtttattcTGGAATGTTTGACGATTCAGGTGGAAAAGGACATGTTAATAAAGTGGTTTTGCACCTTTTAGAAGGGAAACTAAATGTAGGCCATTGCGTTTACATGGACAATTTTTACAACAGCTTTGATTTAGCTAAAAATTTACTTGAATTTTCCACTTACTGCACAGGAACTCTTAGAATTGACCGTAAAAATAATCCGGCAGAAGTAAGGCAAGAAAAACTTGCTAAAGGTGCAACAATTGCCCGTTGCCGAAAAGGGGTATTAGTTGGCAAATGGAAGGATAAAAGGGACGTTTACTATATAACAACAGAATGTCAAAACACTTTACAAGAAGTTACAACAAGAAGAGGTCAACATGTAATAAAACCAGAGCCTATTatcagatataataaaaatatgtctGGTATTGACCGGCAAGACCAGATGCTTGCCTATTATCCGAGTCAACGAAAAACTGTACGATggccaacaaaaatatttatacatgttATACAGATGATGGCTATAAATGCCCACATACTATACAACAAGTACTCTGGAAAAAAGATTGGTCTTTACGAATTTCGTTTACAACTCGTTAGATCCCTTTTAAAAGTTATTAATTCTGAAGCCAAACTTGTTCCAAAAGATCATTCAGTAACAAAACGAGAGGTAAAGGATGTAAAGGGAAAAGTTATGAGAAAACGCTGTAAAACTTGCAGTCAACAAAATATTCGTAAAGATACAATTTACGAATGCAAAGCCTGTCCCGATACCCCTGGATTTTGTCTGGATTGCTGTCAAATATCCCACAAAGTTTAATGTTGTTTTATTTACTTATAATTTATGTTATTTTGTATTTCTTGTTTTGTtttgtattagtaaataaatGTTCCTACTgatttttatcaatattatttacaaaacgcACCAGCGCGTCGAACGGCGTATGTATACAAATACTAGAGTCGAGCGCCACTGACGCTCTGGCGCGTTCACCACCAACCCCTCTTGTATATATGTGCATTTAgtttaaaaatacttactttattCGGACTTTTCCAGAAACTAATAAATAAACGTCTTTGTATCAAAAACAGTAAGCGGCTCCTGGTGAAAGCCTACCCAGAATGGACCGGCAGTTAACGTGTTAAAGTTCGACTCAACAAAGCTACTTCTTTTATCCACCCTTCTCTTTCTTTCGTTTACTCCAGTTTGTCCACCGGTATCTTTtctatttattttcaaaaaaaattgaaaacctTTTCAAATTTTCCTACCCATTATGGGGGGTGTGTTTCTTTCTATATAACGTAACAGCTTCTTTAGTTTACATTTCCCTAATTTTCTATTAATTATTctcttttcttgttttttttttaattttttttttgtttttatcctaaaGACCAAAATAATTGGCGTTCAACTTCTATTTTTAAATTCTGTTTTGTCTGCTAAGCTTTCGATACCCCTGGTATCTCGACATTTTAATATCCATATATCACTTATTTTTCTTGAACTTCTTGTACTACTTGAAACTAATAAAGTTTAGATATTCACTTTTGAAAAGGACAGGCTATTTTTCGTGAGCTAACCATCAGACCAGCAACCAGATCTTTTAGATCTACATGTTTTACTAGTAAGTTTTTCAATATTTAGTAAAAAAAGTTTGCTTTAATTGAACTAATCAgttgttttcaatatttttgagtcatgtaccacaaaattcatttaaaattattcttggtaccacctaactgaaataggTACCTATTGAGCTAGGTAATCCAACTAACTACAAAAATATGCTCGATTTTGGctgtgtttttgtgttttgtgtaccactcCAAATAATGATTTGTACCACCAGTGGTatatgtaccacagattgagaacccctgATCTAATTAATATAGCTAAGAAATGTATGtgacatttaaaaaacaatttatttatttaaccctTAAACGGAGAGGTGCCGTCTGACAAACTGACACCCACTGGCACCACGCTTCATATATTGCTAATACTCTTGATTGTTTAGTCGTCACCTGACTTGAAAGAAAAATTTCACTCCTTGCAAATTTATCATAAAAATTCAGTTTTTACTAGTCTGTCTGTCTCTGTTCGTGTGACTTAATTGATTACGATTTACGTCAAGTGCGTGTACAGTACATTGTTTATAATTTCAGTTTAAGTTATTTTCTTAATTTCTGTTTTAAGTAGTAACTATTTTCTAGCGTTATCACCTTAAAAATACATATTTGACTAACAAAAAATGGAAAGCTACGTATTTTAAGCGTTTATATCAATAATTGCCGTCAATAATCTTTCCGCTTTTAAATATATTCTAAATTTATTTACTGTACCTTataataaacataatatgtatacggtactatattaataaataaatttaaaaaattgatttaggcAGTTATTGTCTCCTTAAAAAAACGGTAGTCTCTCAGACGGCATGTCTCCATTCGTGTGCTAAAATATGGTCTCTCCGCttttatcatcattctctttgccttatccctatgcggggttggcttccctaattgcatttctccacacaattctatcctgggtcatatcaatattaatcctctttaccaacatgtcctgcctaatcgtctccccccacgtcttctttggtcttcctctcctacttcttccaggaatctgcacttcagctactcttcgtattggatgattaaagtctcgacgttgaacatgaccaaacaatctcaacctatgctctctcattttggcatcaattggtgccacacctagacttcccctaatatactcatttttaattttatcctttcttgtcactccactcatccatctaagcattctcatctccgccacatgcattcgttgttcctctttctttttcactgcttAACATTCAGtgccgtacatcatagccggtcttatggccgttttatagaattttcctttcagctttattggaacttttctgtcacacaacacatcactcgcttccttccacttcatccatccagccctaattctactgcatgcatctccatctatttctccattactctgtaatggTCTATCCGCTTTATCTCTttcaatattattataaatattaatacaCATACTAAAGTTAGTTTAATTCTAAAATCTATTTTGCAttatttttatctttaataaaCTTGTTTCTATGAAAAGTTCCTTATTCTCTGAGATTTAGGTTTTTTAATAGATATAAAATCACTTATAtggcgaaaatttattaatattgttctGTTTTAGAATCTTGGGTTTTGTACCGTAAGAAAAATGGACTGGTAATTAATCCACCACCAGGCTCACCATCTAATGGATAATTAGGAGACCCGATGCCTGACAAATGACACCACCAAAATGGACAACTTTTCATCTAGCAGCCTTACATCAAAAACAACATTTGGCAAATAAATTAAGTATTTAATAAggatatttttctttaatattaaGATATTCAGCAACTTTTTTACCTTTGAACCTTCAGACTTTTAACTTTTGTTTGGACCTTTAGTCATTTTTGAGGCCTTCAGCCATATTGTTCAGGACTTGTTATAGAGACAAGTCTaccaatttgtttaataaaatattCTTGTATAAATGTTTGTGTTATGCTTTGATTTCCCTTATGACAGTTCTTTGATAGTTTCCCATAATGACgcttataatagttatttatgaaacagttcgtgaagtatgctttttgcgaacgcacgcgatttttagagcacgagcgacaacggagcgagtgctatacatcgcgtaagttcgcaaaaagtacttcacgcagtttcatacaatattttatctacgataaacaaataaaaaaactgtaacgttttgtcactggaattcatttctattctactattgttagaactttgacatttaaaaatccaaactactttcaaaccacaaaacagtcaaaaattttgttgtaagtcattgctcatattgtcatcaccatgacaacgcgaagttaagaatatttgattatatgaaagtgtgccaaaaaacccattgaaagtgtgcgaaaaagtaaatcccatttaaaatacattgttacttcacgcacactttaaacccttcacgcactgctatctataatgacagttttctcaaactaaaaacttatacataatatgacatagagtagataaaaatatgTCTAAGCTATAAGCTATACCATCGGATAAATATTGCTGTATCAATCAATAAGACACTATTTGTTATATGACATTGCTACTTTGAAGTAAGTTGTGTATACTAAGATTCATCTTAGTCGTTAACCGGTAGTAGATAAGTCTGATATAGGTGTTATGATTGCCGACCTTCATAGAGaaggcacataaagaagaatattgaaaattgttaccAACATATCGATGTTGTcaataagtaattatttttttacgaAACTGCAAAGTTTTAAAATCtcgtatatagggtgaggcagataaaaggctcattagaaatatctcgagggCTAAAGGTAATAGAATCataaaaattggaatacaggggttttgaggtatgaactatttaatgaaaatattttggtctctttgctacttcaggttatactggaagttgattgtaatttcgattttttaaatgagacaccctatatatttttacatttttgtattctGCTCGATGTTTTccttcttaaaatatgaggttttgtaatattatacagggtagtttaaaagataattacggtttttataaattatgtagcaaactttacaccctgtagaattgtactgatttgatacaAAAAACTCCATTTTTGTTCaagtaatttttaatatagtctattattattaaaaattattaatatagcgaaatgtttaattttagtatagagggttggtcgaaactcggaatgagtattttctgagttttcttaaatggaacaccctgtattttaatacattgtaatgaaatgatattttatagtacttttttatttcttaagcattccctatacttaactgctttaatttgtaagttattcctatttctttaagccaaacattaattacaacaaaaattacgtgaaattttattaggtttgccgtgaaaatattcagtcataaataattttttgaaaagaaaTATATGCTAATCTAGAatgattcttaatttaattatattggatgagataccaaaat encodes:
- the LOC126887926 gene encoding piggyBac transposable element-derived protein 4-like, which translates into the protein MKNFPFLKHQELLVEVSDNNPVDFFRMLLTDECLQQVCDETNRYAEHIFLSNAGATHSRIFDWKILTSEELLVFLGLVLHMGHISLPRIEDYWKKKDPLFANAIFSTFMGRNRFMVIMRCLHFNNNPEEGEQVPEDRIYKIRPMINFFNKRMEEVYYPDRNLSLDESMVLHRGRLNFRQYLKNKKHKYGIKLYMLTEPNGLILKFLVYSGMFDDSGGKGHVNKVVLHLLEGKLNVGHCVYMDNFYNSFDLAKNLLEFSTYCTGTLRIDRKNNPAEVRQEKLAKGATIARCRKGVLVGKWKDKRDVYYITTECQNTLQEVTTRRGQHVIKPEPIIRYNKNMSGIDRQDQMLAYYPSQRKTVRWPTKIFIHVIQMMAINAHILYNKYSGKKIGLYEFRLQLVRSLLKVINSEAKLVPKDHSVTKREVKDVKGKVMRKRCKTCSQQNIRKDTIYECKACPDTPGFCLDCCQISHKV